A section of the Mycolicibacterium anyangense genome encodes:
- a CDS encoding type I glutamate--ammonia ligase, whose translation MMAMTTAPIGIATLEAGGVDTVIGTVVNPAGLTHAKAVPIGRVNAFADPGLGASPVWHGFAIDRAGIAFTDGISVVGDERVRIDLEALRILGGGLAWAPAAFFDQDGHPVPSCARGTLARIESRLAGAGLRALVGHEIEFLLVDPDGNRLPGNLWAQYGLAGVLEHEGFVRDVTAAAAAAGVGIEQFHPEYGVNQFEISLSPRPPVAAADQLILARIIISRVARDHGMRVSLSPVPFAGSVGSGAHQHFSLLHGDTPVFSGGDGPHGLTRQGQAAIGGIVAGLPEAQLIFCGSVVSGLRMQPGNWAGAYGCWGTENREAAVRFLHAGPGNPHGANVELKIVDPSANPYFATAAILGLALDGIERDTAAPQEISVDPASLSEEQRRDAGVVALSADQGVLLAALDGSQRMRAILGDPAVNVLVAVRRYEQETYSHLDADQLTDRFRMAWSL comes from the coding sequence ATGATGGCCATGACCACTGCGCCCATCGGGATCGCCACACTCGAGGCCGGGGGTGTCGACACCGTCATCGGGACCGTCGTCAACCCGGCTGGTCTGACGCATGCCAAGGCCGTGCCCATCGGGCGGGTCAATGCGTTCGCCGATCCCGGACTGGGCGCCAGTCCGGTCTGGCACGGATTCGCCATCGATCGGGCCGGCATCGCCTTCACCGACGGGATCAGCGTGGTCGGCGACGAACGCGTGCGCATCGACCTCGAGGCGCTGCGGATACTCGGCGGGGGACTGGCCTGGGCGCCCGCGGCATTCTTCGACCAGGATGGTCACCCGGTGCCATCGTGTGCGCGGGGAACGTTGGCACGCATCGAATCCCGGCTGGCCGGCGCCGGTCTGCGCGCGCTGGTGGGCCACGAGATCGAGTTCCTGCTCGTCGATCCGGACGGCAACCGCTTGCCCGGTAACCTGTGGGCGCAGTACGGGCTGGCCGGGGTGCTCGAACACGAGGGGTTCGTGCGTGATGTCACTGCCGCAGCCGCCGCGGCAGGAGTGGGCATCGAGCAGTTCCATCCGGAATACGGGGTCAACCAGTTCGAGATCTCGCTGAGCCCGCGCCCGCCGGTGGCGGCCGCCGATCAGCTGATCCTGGCCCGGATCATCATCAGCCGGGTTGCCCGTGACCACGGGATGCGGGTGAGCCTGTCACCGGTGCCGTTCGCCGGCAGCGTGGGATCTGGCGCCCACCAACACTTTTCCCTCCTGCACGGTGACACCCCGGTGTTCTCCGGAGGCGACGGGCCGCACGGCCTGACCAGGCAGGGGCAGGCGGCCATCGGCGGGATCGTCGCCGGCCTGCCCGAAGCCCAGCTGATCTTCTGCGGCTCGGTCGTGTCCGGGCTGCGGATGCAGCCGGGCAACTGGGCAGGTGCTTACGGCTGCTGGGGCACCGAGAACCGGGAAGCCGCCGTCCGCTTTCTACACGCCGGACCGGGCAACCCGCACGGCGCCAACGTCGAACTCAAGATCGTCGACCCTTCGGCCAACCCGTACTTCGCCACCGCAGCCATCCTGGGACTGGCCCTGGACGGCATCGAGCGCGATACCGCTGCGCCGCAGGAAATTTCGGTGGATCCGGCCAGCCTGTCCGAAGAGCAACGCCGCGACGCGGGGGTGGTGGCGCTGTCCGCAGACCAGGGTGTGCTGCTCGCGGCGCTCGACGGATCACAACGGATGCGGGCGATCCTCGGCGATCCGGCGGTCAACGTGCTCGTGGCGGTGCGCCGCTACGAGCAGGAGACGTATTCGCACCTGGACGCCGATCAGCTCACCGACAGGTTCCGGATGGCCTGGAGCCTGTGA
- a CDS encoding carboxymuconolactone decarboxylase family protein, protein MSRIGNFADDDVSGWAVRSPHLGAAMAAFSSAVYSDKNRLPLRTREIARAVIALDNECVLCQNTRDADGPAAGVDEDLYDHAAQWRTWPGYSEQERIAAEFAHRFGTEHAKLRDDEDFWERAHQHFSDELLTDLTISCAMWIGMGRMLSTLDIGQSCMITLPSRA, encoded by the coding sequence ATGAGCCGAATCGGAAACTTCGCCGACGACGACGTATCGGGCTGGGCCGTGCGGTCCCCGCACCTGGGTGCGGCCATGGCCGCTTTCAGCAGCGCGGTCTACAGCGACAAGAACCGCCTGCCGCTGCGCACGCGGGAGATCGCCCGCGCCGTCATCGCACTGGACAACGAGTGCGTGCTTTGTCAGAACACCCGCGATGCCGACGGACCGGCGGCCGGCGTGGACGAGGACCTCTATGACCACGCCGCGCAGTGGCGGACCTGGCCCGGCTACAGCGAGCAGGAGCGCATCGCTGCCGAATTCGCCCACCGGTTCGGCACCGAACACGCCAAACTGCGCGACGACGAAGACTTCTGGGAGCGTGCCCACCAGCACTTCTCCGACGAACTGCTGACCGATCTGACGATCTCGTGTGCCATGTGGATCGGGATGGGCCGGATGCTGAGCACCCTGGACATCGGCCAGTCCTGCATGATCACGCTGCCCAGCCGGGCCTGA